A window from Drosophila miranda strain MSH22 chromosome Y unlocalized genomic scaffold, D.miranda_PacBio2.1 Contig_Y2_pilon, whole genome shotgun sequence encodes these proteins:
- the LOC117194167 gene encoding uncharacterized protein LOC117194167 isoform X1: MIYGMLVTLSTAIYTTVSTLWQVQQTLINWMMSFSLFILGLFCKPYLIVPLLAAGFFMVRRILLRRAKRTQAWKSPGNNESGSSRHYSIKTAPSRDTESSLPNSVGDTSQK; encoded by the exons ATGATTTACGGCATGCTGGTGACACTCTCGACGGCAATCTATACTACGGTGTCCACCCTTTGGCAGGTTCAAC AGACCCTAATCAATTGGATGATGTCGTTTAGTCTTTTCATTTTGGGTCTGTTCTGCAAGCCGTATTTGATAGTTCCCCTGTTGGCAGCTGGGTTCTTCATGGTGCGCCGGATCTTGCTGCGGCGGGCAAAGCGGACCCAAGCCTGGAAATCGCCGGGTAACAACGAGTCTGGGTCGTCCAGGCATTACTCCATTAAAACCGCACCATCACGCGACACGGAGAGCTCCCTGCCCAATAGCGTCGGTGACACATCCCAGAAGTAG
- the LOC117194169 gene encoding uncharacterized protein LOC117194169, producing MIYGMLVTLSTAIYTTVATLWQVQQTLINWMMSFSLLILGLFCKPYLIVPLLAAGFFMVRRILLRRAKRTQAWKSPGNNESGSSRHYSIKTAPSRDTESSLPNSVGDTSQK from the exons ATGATTTACGGCATGCTGGTGACACTCTCAACGGCAATCTATACTACGGTGGCCACCCTTTGGCAGGTTCAAC AGACCCTAATCAACTGGATGATGTCGTTTAGTCTTTTGATTTTGGGTCTGTTCTGCAAGCCGTATTTGATAGTTCCCCTGTTGGCAGCTGGGTTCTTCATGGTGCGCCGGATCTTGCTGCGGCGGGCAAAGCGGACCCAAGCCTGGAAATCGCCGGGTAACAACGAGTCTGGGTCGTCCAGGCATTACTCCATTAAAACCGCACCATCACGCGACACGGAGAGCTCCCTGCCCAATAGCGTCGGTGACACATCCCAGAAGTAG
- the LOC117194174 gene encoding uncharacterized protein LOC117194174 has translation MIYGMLVTLSTAIYTTVSTLWQVQQTLINWMMSLSLFILGLFCKPYLIVPLLAAGFFMVRRILLRRAKRTQAWKSPGNNESGSSRHYSIKTPPSRDTESSLPNSVGDTSQK, from the exons ATGATTTACGGCATGCTGGTGACACTCTCGACGGCAATCTATACTACGGTGTCCACCCTTTGGCAGGTTCAAC AGACCCTAATCAATTGGATGATGTCGTTAAGTCTTTTCATTTTGGGTCTGTTCTGCAAGCCGTATTTGATAGTTCCCCTGTTGGCAGCTGGGTTCTTCATGGTGCGCCGGATCTTGCTGCGGCGGGCAAAGCGGACCCAAGCCTGGAAATCGCCGGGTAACAACGAGTCTGGGTCGTCCAGGCATTACTCCATTAAAACCCCACCATCACGCGACACGGAGAGCTCCCTGCCCAATAGCGTCGGTGACACATCCCAGAAGTAG
- the LOC117194177 gene encoding uncharacterized protein LOC117194177, translated as MLVTLSTAIYTTVSTLWQVQQTLINWMMSFSLFISGLFCKPYLIVPLLAAGFFMVRRILLRRAKRTQAWKSPGNNESGSSRHYSIKTPPSRDTESSLPNSVGDTSQK; from the exons ATGCTGGTGACACTCTCGACGGCAATCTATACTACGGTGTCCACCCTTTGGCAGGTTCAAC AGACCCTAATCAATTGGATGATGTCGTTTAGTCTTTTCATTTCGGGTCTGTTCTGCAAGCCGTATTTGATAGTTCCCCTGTTGGCAGCTGGGTTCTTCATGGTGCGCCGGATCTTGCTGCGGCGGGCAAAGCGGACCCAAGCCTGGAAATCGCCGGGTAACAACGAGTCTGGGTCGTCCAGGCATTACTCCATTAAAACCCCACCATCACGCGACACGGAGAGCTCCCTGCCCAATAGCGTCGGTGACACATCCCAGAAGTAG
- the LOC117194175 gene encoding uncharacterized protein LOC117194175: MLVTLSTAIYTTVSTLWQVQQTLINWMMSFSLFILGLFCKPYLIVPLLAAGFFMVRRILLRRAKRTQAWKSPGNNESGSSRHYSIKTPPSRDTESSLPNSVGDTSQK; encoded by the exons ATGCTGGTGACACTCTCGACGGCAATCTATACTACGGTGTCCACCCTTTGGCAGGTTCAAC AGACCCTAATCAATTGGATGATGTCGTTTAGTCTTTTCATTTTGGGTCTGTTCTGCAAGCCGTATTTGATAGTTCCCCTGTTGGCAGCTGGGTTCTTCATGGTGCGCCGGATCTTGCTGCGGCGGGCAAAGCGGACCCAAGCCTGGAAATCGCCGGGTAACAACGAGTCTGGGTCGTCCAGGCATTACTCCATTAAAACCCCACCATCACGCGACACGGAGAGCTCCCTGCCCAATAGCGTCGGTGACACATCCCAGAAGTAG
- the LOC117194168 gene encoding uncharacterized protein LOC117194168, with product MIYGMLVTLSTAIYTTVATLWQVQQTLINWMMSFSLFILGLFCKPYLIVPLLAAGFFMVRRILLRRAKRTQAWKSPGNNESGSSRHYSIKTPPSRDTESSLPNSVGDTSQK from the exons ATGATTTACGGCATGCTGGTGACACTCTCAACGGCAATCTATACTACGGTGGCCACCCTTTGGCAGGTTCAAC AGACCCTAATCAACTGGATGATGTCGTTTAGTCTTTTCATTTTGGGTCTGTTCTGCAAGCCGTATTTGATAGTTCCCCTGTTGGCAGCTGGGTTCTTCATGGTGCGCCGGATCTTGCTGCGGCGGGCAAAGCGGACCCAAGCCTGGAAATCGCCGGGTAACAACGAGTCTGGGTCGTCCAGGCATTACTCCATTAAAACCCCACCATCACGCGACACGGAGAGCTCCCTGCCCAATAGCGTCGGTGACACATCCCAGAAGTAG
- the LOC117193668 gene encoding uncharacterized protein LOC117193668, with product MIYGMLVTLSTAIYTTESTLWQVQQTLINWMMSFSLFILGLFCKPYLIVPLLAAGFFMVRRILLRRAKRTQAWKSPGNNESGSSRHYSIKTAPSRDTESSLPNSVGDTSQK from the exons ATGATTTACGGCATGCTGGTGACACTCTCGACGGCAATCTATACTACGGAGTCCACCCTTTGGCAGGTTCAAC AGACCCTAATCAATTGGATGATGTCGTTTAGTCTTTTCATTTTGGGTCTGTTCTGCAAGCCGTATTTGATAGTTCCCCTGTTGGCAGCTGGGTTCTTCATGGTGCGCCGGATCTTGCTGCGGCGGGCAAAGCGGACCCAAGCCTGGAAATCGCCGGGTAACAACGAGTCTGGGTCGTCCAGGCATTACTCCATTAAAACCGCACCATCACGCGACACGGAGAGCTCCCTGCCCAATAGCGTCGGTGACACATCCCAGAAGTAG
- the LOC117193667 gene encoding uncharacterized protein LOC117193667, whose amino-acid sequence MIYGMLVTLSTAIYTTVATLWQVQQTLINWMMSFSLFILGLFCKPYLIVPLLAAGFFMVRRILLRRAKRTQAWKSPGNNESGSSRHYSIKTPPSRDTESSLPNSVGDTSQK is encoded by the exons ATGATTTACGGCATGCTGGTGACACTCTCGACGGCAATCTATACTACGGTGGCCACCCTTTGGCAGGTTCAAC AGACCCTAATCAATTGGATGATGTCGTTTAGTCTTTTCATTTTGGGTCTGTTCTGCAAGCCGTATTTGATAGTTCCCCTGTTGGCAGCTGGGTTCTTCATGGTGCGCCGGATCTTGCTGCGGCGGGCAAAGCGGACCCAAGCCTGGAAATCGCCGGGTAAc aacgAGTCTGGGTCGTCCAGGCATTACTCCATTAAAACCCCACCATCACGCGACACGGAGAGCTCCCTGCCCAATAGCGTCGGTGACACATCCCAGAAGTAG